The region GAAGCTGTCTGTAAAGTTGCTACGGTTTTCTTTGCCATGACTTATAATGTTTTATTGAAATTTATAAAAAATTTCTAATTATTTAATTTCTTTGTGAACAGTTACTCTTTTCAAGATAGGATTGAATTTTTTAATCTCCATTCTATCTGGTGTATTTTTTTTGTTTTTAGTAGTGATGTAACGAGAAGTTCCTGGCATACCAGAATCTTTGTGCTCAGTACACTCTAAAATAACCTGAATTCTATTACCTTTCTTTGCCATTTTTCTAAATATTTTATTAAATGATTACCAGATTATTTTACAAATCCGTTTGCTTTTGCTTGTTTTAAAACAGCAGCAATACCATTTTTGTTAATAGTTTTTAAAGCAGCTGTAGAAATTTTCAATGTTACCCATCTATCTTCTTCAGCAATGTAAAAACGTTTTTTTACTAAATTAACAGAGAATTTTCTCTTTGTTTTGTTCATAGCATGAGAAACGTTGTTCCCAACCATTGCTCTTTTACCTGTAAGTTCACAAACTCTTGACATTATTACTAAACTTTATATCGTTATTCAAAATCAGGGTGCAAAGAAACGAATTTTTAAAATACAATGCAACTATTTTCTATTAGTTTTTTAAAATTTCTTTATAAACCATCTCTAAAGCCTTTGTAACCGCCCTATCTATAACCTTTTCACGCGGTTGACCAAAGTTAAATTCTTCAACTAAAACCTCTTTTGGAGTAGCTAAAGCTATATAAACGGTTCCAATTTCAGCTACAGAATCACCTTTTGTTGGCCCAGCATTACCTGTAGTTGCTATGGCATAATCTGAATTAAAAATTGTTTTGCTATTTAACGCCATTTCTTTAGCAACTTCTGCACTCACAACAGTAAACGCATCAATAGTTTCTTTTTTAACATGTAAAAGTTTGGTTTTCATTTCCGTTTCATAAGGGATTAAACCACCTTTAAAATAAGTTGATGCACCGGCCACAGAAGTTAACATTTCAGCAATTTTACCTCCCGTACAACTTTCTGCAGTTGCAAGAGTTACCATTTTTTCTTTTAGCTTTCTACCAACAACAACCTCAATGGTTTCTTCCTCATCATATCCAACAATAATATCACCAATTAAGGGAATTAATAATTGAATTTGATCCTCAATAGTTTGTTTTAACAATTCTTCATTTTTGCCTCTTGCAGTCAATCGCAACCGAACTCTTCCAGGGCTTGGCAAGTAGGCTAATTTTATAAATTGAGGCAATTGATTCTCCCATTCTTCAATTTGCTCAGCTACCAAACTTTCACCTCTACCATAAGTTAAAATGGTTTTATGAACAATATAAGGTCTTTCAAATTTTTGAACCAAGTATGGAATCACTTCATTATCAATTAGATATTTCATTTCATAAGGAACACCTGGTAAGGAGACAAAAATTGTTTCCTCATGTTCCATTAACATTCCAGGAGCAGTTCCCATCTTATTAAACAACACCTTACATTTAGAAGGAACCAA is a window of Flavobacterium indicum GPTSA100-9 = DSM 17447 DNA encoding:
- the rpmG gene encoding 50S ribosomal protein L33 codes for the protein MAKKGNRIQVILECTEHKDSGMPGTSRYITTKNKKNTPDRMEIKKFNPILKRVTVHKEIK
- the rpmB gene encoding 50S ribosomal protein L28; protein product: MSRVCELTGKRAMVGNNVSHAMNKTKRKFSVNLVKKRFYIAEEDRWVTLKISTAALKTINKNGIAAVLKQAKANGFVK
- a CDS encoding CinA family nicotinamide mononucleotide deamidase-related protein; amino-acid sequence: MKAAIITIGDEILIGQIVDTNSSYIAKALDKIGIATQEMLSISDDKQHILSTLKYVQNKFDVVLVTGGLGPTKDDITKKTFCDYFEDHLVENVEVLAHVKDLIESFYKRPITQLNKDQALVPSKCKVLFNKMGTAPGMLMEHEETIFVSLPGVPYEMKYLIDNEVIPYLVQKFERPYIVHKTILTYGRGESLVAEQIEEWENQLPQFIKLAYLPSPGRVRLRLTARGKNEELLKQTIEDQIQLLIPLIGDIIVGYDEEETIEVVVGRKLKEKMVTLATAESCTGGKIAEMLTSVAGASTYFKGGLIPYETEMKTKLLHVKKETIDAFTVVSAEVAKEMALNSKTIFNSDYAIATTGNAGPTKGDSVAEIGTVYIALATPKEVLVEEFNFGQPREKVIDRAVTKALEMVYKEILKN